In Listeria cossartiae subsp. cossartiae, the DNA window ATTTATTAATTACAGAAACAGGTAATGAGATCCTTACCCATTCAACAAAAGAATTAATTATTTTATAAAATTCCTTTGTAACTTTGCTTATTTTATGGTTAAATAAGGAAGAATGAGCGTATTTTTAAGCTCCCAAATAAAAGATATTTTTCAAATTACAGGAGGATAAACATGATTTCAGTAAATGATTTTCGGACAGGTTTAACGATAGAAGTAGACAACGGTATTTGGCGCGTGCTAGATTTCCAACATGTAAAACCAGGTAAAGGTGCAGCATTCGTGCGTTCCAAACTACGTAATCTTCGTACTGGGGCAATTCAAGAAAAAACATTCCGTGGCGGCGAAAAAGTAGCAAAAGCACAAATCGATAACCGCAAAATGGCTTATTTATATGCTGATGGAACGAATCATGTTTTCATGGATAACGAATCTTATGAACAAATTGAACTTCCAGAAACACAAATTGCACATGAGCTTAAATTCCTAAAAGAAAATATGGAAATTAATATCGTTATGTACCAAGGCGAAACAATCGGAATCGACTTACCTAACACAGTAGAATTAGTTGTTGCGGCAACTGATCCTGGAATTAAAGGTGATACATCTTCAGGTGGTTCTAAACCAGCTACATTAGAAACAGGGCTTGTTGTACAAGTACCATTTTTCGTTAATGAAGGTGACAAACTAGTTATCAATACAACCGAAGCAGCGTATGTTTCTCGGGCGTAAGAAAGAATCGCTTACTACAGCTGGAGTTAATTCTTCAGCTGTTTTTCTATTTATGAGCGCTTCCAGTACACCTTTTGAATAAAAAGTATGGTACAATAAGGACAATGCGTGATTAATGCAATTTTATATTTTTAGTATTATTAAGGAGTGTAATTGAAGATGTTATCAATAGATGAAATTAAACAGCTTATCGAGCTGATTGACGAATCAACCCTAGATGAATTTGAGTTAGAAACGAAAGATAGTAAGATTTTGCTTAAAAAGAATAAAACAGTTGTAACCCAAGCTGTACAAGAAACAGCAGTTGTTGCGCCAGTTCAAGCAGCACCAGTGGCTCCTGTCCAAGCGGCAGCACCTCAAGTAGAAGCAAGTGCAGCAGAAGATACGAACTTGGAAGTAATTACATCCCCAATGGTTGGGACTTTCTATGCATCTGCTTCACCAGAAGATGCTAATTTTGTTAGCGTTGGATCTAAAGTATCCGCACAATCCGTTGTATGTATTGTAGAAGCGATGAAATTATTCAATGAAATTACTGCTGATATCGACGGAGAAATCGCAGAAGTGCTTGTTTCAAGTGGCGAATTAGTCGAATTTGGACAACCACTTTTCAAAGTTAGAAAAAAATAAGGGGTCGAAAAACATGATTAAAAAAGTACTGGTAGCGAACCGTGGAGAAATCGCTGTCCGTATCATTCGCGCTGCAAAAGAACTTGGAGTGGAGACAGTGGCGATTTATTCGGAAGCAGATAGAGAAGCGCTACATATTCAGCTAGCGGATGAAGCTTATTGTGTAGGTCCCGCGGCAACAAAAGATAGTTATTTAAATATGTCCAACATTATTAGCCTTGCTGTTTTAACGAACTGTGATGCTATTCATCCTGGTTACG includes these proteins:
- the efp gene encoding elongation factor P gives rise to the protein MISVNDFRTGLTIEVDNGIWRVLDFQHVKPGKGAAFVRSKLRNLRTGAIQEKTFRGGEKVAKAQIDNRKMAYLYADGTNHVFMDNESYEQIELPETQIAHELKFLKENMEINIVMYQGETIGIDLPNTVELVVAATDPGIKGDTSSGGSKPATLETGLVVQVPFFVNEGDKLVINTTEAAYVSRA
- the accB gene encoding acetyl-CoA carboxylase biotin carboxyl carrier protein; translation: MLSIDEIKQLIELIDESTLDEFELETKDSKILLKKNKTVVTQAVQETAVVAPVQAAPVAPVQAAAPQVEASAAEDTNLEVITSPMVGTFYASASPEDANFVSVGSKVSAQSVVCIVEAMKLFNEITADIDGEIAEVLVSSGELVEFGQPLFKVRKK